Within the Rosa rugosa chromosome 2, drRosRugo1.1, whole genome shotgun sequence genome, the region TTAAACACAATAACACATACTTAACATTTGAAATGAAATTAGCATCACTAGAAAAGCCAAAATTGAAACGGATTTTTATCAGAAATTTTTGTCTTAAAAGATTTTCTTTTTTCGATGAAGTACTCTTAAAGGATATTGATATTCATAGCAAACTAGACTTGTTGAATCTGGGGtcgtcttgggtaccttggtgtttgtcatacccttatttttttatcttttttacttttagtaaattaatatagtggaaacctactgaactggtcaacaggttacccaattaaatatcgacatgtgtcattttaaaaaataaaatttaccatattaacaacacactctttcttgatatgtaacattgttaaaaatcatgtaacaagtattgtcaaaataataaattacacatagttgaactacaattacgacttatgacaacagttgttgtggttattgtaattgagtggtcaaagatgtaaatatcatatttggacaacttttatcaaatttagaaccttgattatcaagtggagaagctccttacaatactgagttgttacatatcttttggtctaattttaattttaccatgttcacaacacaaattttgtctgaattgtaaaatggttggtaatcttgtaaatggtatagtttttgaagtaattactacaatcagaacaaacgttaccgcttttacaccaatagttgcgagttatggtaaaatatgtagtcattgagtaattattccattaatgataaaaatataaagatttaccactttgacaacaaatttgttgttgcacttgttaaattgtccataaattagtacattagtttaggttgagtaattactataaataggacaaaagtttccgtttttacatcaattgttgtgattgtggtaaaatatatagtcattgtagtaatcatttcattaatgataaaaacataaagatttaccactctgacaacaaatttgttgtcatacttgttaaattgtctataaattagtacattagtttaggtggagtaattactacaaatagaataaaagttaccgcttttacatcaagtgttgtgggttgtgataaaatgtgtagtcattgtagtaataatttcactaatgataaaaacataaagattcatatatgttctattttatataatatttaccactttgaggactcatgtaaccactttgaggacacatgtggtaattagaaaaaaaatccgcattaaagtaaataaggtcttcgttagagaaaagtaggttctcatttgagtaattaagtcttaaaagtggtaattgtaataggttctcgatcattagagtaaagtagattctcatttgagtaaataagtcctaaagtaggttctcatttgactacatttaaaacaaatattatttatttttacactaattgttgtcgttgtcgtaaaatgcatgtaaaaagaattatatttggttaaggaaactactaatgatataattaattggtaataaagatttacttaactaatactaattttgcgaacttaggttagaaggtttttgtttttaataaggaaaaaacgtaattttcaattgtgtaattgttcattaataacaagcattaatcaagcattaattcactaataataaaattaattagtaatatagactatttaactaaaagtaattcggtgaacctaggatagaaggttcttttatttttttttgaaaaaggaaaaatcataattgtcaattgtcaattgataatcaaacattaattggctttattgttttcactatctttattgttttcaattcaattagtagtttttttttttttagaatgaattcaattagtagtttgtgttaccaaaaaaattagaaaggctaagggctaaacaagttaccaatttgttaaatattttgaaccattggatatattactaatccaatggtccaaaatatttaacaaaatgagggtatggaaaacaccaaggtacccaagaattCTCCGTTGAATCTAGTTTTTAAGACACACATAATGTAGATTTCCTTCGGGCAAGTTCTTAgatcatttcatcatttcaatATCTTCCTATATTTTAATCTATATGCACATATTACCAACTTCTTCCCATATCTCAATCCAAACGGATGGACATACGGGCAGTTAATTATTAAGAACATTTAGCAAGCTTTTCAATTTCTTCCTATATCTCAATTTATAGACACACAACTTCAGAACAAGAAATACATGCAGTTAATAACTAAGAACATAATAATGATAAGAGATACAACATCCACAAGAGTTGTTAAATGCAAGGTTAACAGACTTTCAATTCTATAGGAAgaagacatcagttccaaaagtTAGGAATAGTAAACCCCAAGGTTGGCTGAAGATTAACATGGATGGAGCCAGTCAAATAAGACAAGATTGAGAAAATAATTTTCTGATATGTTATTACACCCATTCTAtggtgtatataaacagattacaatcgtactacaactattgtgtactactgtactacaacatatacaaggtaagtatttacaacaatatattctcttgtagtctattcctaatagggaacgatgactcacactaacactccccctcaagttggcgcatatacatcaaccatgcccaacttgcttagtgagtcataaaacgccttcctggaaactcctttggtaagtacatctgcaagttgctcttcagttggaacaaaaggaaagctaatgattttggcatctagcttctcctttataaagtgacgatcaacctccacatgcttagtacgatcatgctgtactggattctgtgatatgtcaatagctgccttgttgtcacaatacaactgcatggAATTTTTGAGTATGAAACCTAGATCACGTAACAGATTTCTCAGCCACAAcaattcacacactccgtgagccatacctctatactccgcctcagcactagaacgtgccacaactttctgtttcttactcttccatgtaaccaaattacctcccacaaaggtaaagtaacctgatgtcgacctcctgtctgtgatatttccagcccaatctgcatctgtgaagccacaaatctcaagaatgttgttgtgtttagaaaatAGTACTCCCCTAcctggagctgacttcaagtacttcagaattcgcataacagcatccatgtgactctcactcggattatgcatgaactgactcaccacgCTCACTGCATACGCAACGTCAGGTCTggtatgagccaaataaatcaagcgcccaactaacctctgatagcgagctcgatcagtaggtacctgatctggatactcagctaaaccatggttctgctcaataggagtatcaatagGTCTGCAATCTAATAAACCTGTCTCTGTCAGcaagtcaagaacatacttcctctggcacagatagattccttctctccccctggctacctcaattcctaagaagtacttaagctcacccaagtccttcatctcaaactcagaagctagctgtctctgcagtctatccatctcaacagtGTCATTACCagtgattaccatatcatccacatagataattagagctgttaccttcccctgttgatgcttgagaaacaaggtatggtctgagttgctctgcctgtaaccaaccttccgcatgaactgtgaaaatcttccaaaccaagcacgaggtgactgtttgagaccatacagagactttctcaatttgcatacaaactcaccaggagaagcaactacatacccTGGTGGGAGGCTCATGTATACTTCctcggctaactctccatgaagaaatgcattcttgacatcaaactgtcggaatggccagtttaaactagcagcgaacgagagcagaacccgaatagtattcatcttggcaacaggagcaaaagtttcatcatagtctataccatacgtctgagtaaaTCCCTTTGCTACAAGACGTGCTTTGTATcgattcactgatccatctgcattatgcttcacggtaaacacccaacgacagcctacagccttcttgccttgtggtggaggcacaagttgccaagtactgttcttctgcaacgcctccatctcttcatccatagccttcctccactttggatcccccaatgcatcctgcactttgttaggtactgatacagcagatatttgattcacaaatgatgcatatgacttagacaacctcctagtggacatataGTTGGCTACTGGATATGttgatttggcagtaagagtaggttcatatcttttggctgattgaccTCGAGTGGTCCTATGtggtaacacatattgctcAACATTAGACTCACTACTACTAGTATCAGTGGTAACACAAATGGATGATCTTCAGTACCCGGAAGctgtgggtcaggggtagaagCGATGGCAGGAGGGGCAGCTGTGTCTTCAACCTCATTCTGAGTGATGGGAACTGGTGCTTCTGCTGCTGGAGGAGGCGAGCTAATAGTTTCAACCGGATCCGTCAAAATACCTCCTGGCTATGTgccttctcctcctccctctgattcctccccctctccatgatatagctcttcaaaatatgaattctccccctgaagagctgtatctgaaGAGGAGAAATAACTCATGTCTtcaaagaaagtaacatccatagtgacataaTACTTTCTGGTGGGTGGATGATAACACTTGTACCCCTTCTGATGACCTCCGtagccaacaaacacacacttaagggcccgggcatccaacttagacctctGATTTTTTGGTACATGGACAAAGGCAACATAACCAAAAACACGAGCTGGAAGATTGTGAAAAGATGGTAAGGAGACATGAGAGGCgagaacctcaaatggaattttgccctgaaggacactagatggaagacgattgataagatgagagGAAGCATGTATagcatcgccccaaagatacttaggcatatgagcactaaaaagaagggcacgagccatatcaagtaaatgacggtttttccgTTCGGACACTCCATtctgttctggtgtttgtggacacgtggtttggtgaacaatcccatggtTTTGAAAAAACTCTTGGAACACATGATTAACATACTCCCTCcccccccattgtcagaacgaaggactttaatggtgctatgatattgtgtttgaacaagattACGAAAGGTTTGAAAAGCAGggaagacttcatctttggttttaagaagagcaacccatgacaatcttgtacaatcatcaataaacaacacaaaatatCACATACCCGATACAGTAGGCTCtctagaaggtccccaaacatcagaatgaatcaactcaaaagaaataacacttttattagaaatactaggagaataagtagcacgatgactcttggccaagacacatgtttcacaatgtaaaactgactcatccacaccaataaacagagtaggcatggttttcttcataagactaaaagatggatgccctaaacggcgatgccacaaccaaatctcacttagcttatcagaaGTCGAAGTCAAAGCGGCTCGGGACGgtgctcctggtttctctcctgcgtatgtctgatccagatggaacaaccggcccctcagatacccccgaccgactatctccctggtgagaagatcctgaaaaatcacatacataggataaaaggttacagagcatttagactcagtGTTCAATTGTGGGACAGATATCAAGTGATGAGATaagtcaggcacatataacacattatgaagttctaaggtAGGAGTAATACGcactgaccctgaccctaacacaggaaaagcctcaccattggcattggttacataggacactgatggggaagacaattcagtaaaatatgatttatcataagtcatatgatcggaggcaccagaatcaataatccatgtatcagaaccaacaaagttagaaatctgtaaagccataccaattttacctcgaccaGCTATAGAGGCTGTAGGGGTAGCTCCACCTGCTGTATGATGATCTTGGCCAGCCACTCCATAGAAATCCGGTTCTTGGACCAAGTGAACCGCAACTGCTTTCCCCTTAAGGCGATAACCTTGTTTTTTAGGTTTAAGGTGTGGGTTCAACTTCCAACAAGTCTCCCGAACATGCCCAAGATCGTTGCAATAAGAGCATTGAGGACGAGGACGGTTGGAGAAGCCTTGCGGGAAACCTTGCTGATGAAGTGGGGCTGGACTCTGTTGCTGAAGGAAAGGTGCAGGTGACTTGGCCTGAATGGCTAGGCTAGATACTTCAACCTGTGCATGTTTGACACTTTCctgctgagactcatccttgCGGATGTATGTAAAAGCTGTGTTCAAACTAGGAGCGTCTGTCATTCTGAGCAATTCTCCCTTGGCACTGCTATGCTTCTCATCAAGCCCTCTCAGGAAGACATGAACCCTTTCtagctccttctccttctggtaccacacaagatcttcctgattcttgatcttgcaaggacgcttctgatcaatttcagcccatacattcttcagcttggtgaaAAACACTGACACTGgttgcccattctgttgcatTCCTGCAGCTTTGCACATCAGttcatgaacctgtataaaatcagactcaTTTGTATAGAGATCTCCTAACGTCTTCCATATTGCCTCAGCAGTTTCACATTCCTCTACCATCTGGAGCACATCATCAGTCATGGCTCTGAATAAAATAGACATTACtaacccatcatcatcttcccacTTAGCATAGGCTTCTATGTCATCTTCACTAGGAACCTTGATTGTTCCTGTCACATGTCCCATCTTGTGTATCCCGCGAAGATAAACggacataatcttcttccatgttcggAAATTGGTACCAGTGAGTTTGGTACCACCAAAAGAACCACCTTCTGAGCTCTTAACAGAGACCTCAACTTTCTGAACCTCATTGGTCTTAGAACCCTGACCTTCACTTTGATCACCACCCATCACAACAATTCAGTAGTAAAAATCACAGAGTATGCAGCGGAAAAAGAGGATATTCCAACAATTGCagcgatatatatatatatatatatatatatatatatatatatatatatatatattttttttttttttttttttttttttttttgaaaactgtTGGAATTGACCGAGTTGGTCGAGTTGACCGAGTTACTGGGTTACCGAGTGGAGCTGGTTCTGACGGAGGGAGAGGGACGACCGGAAGCGGGGCGACGCCGGACTGATGGGAGGGAGAGGAACGACCGGAAGCGGGGCGACGCCGGACTGATGGGATTCGGCGATCTGTCTGTTgctgaagagatggaggcgatCTGGGACGCAAGACGAGCCGGTCTGGACTGAAGGTCTGGGCGATCTGTCTGTTGCTGAAGACGCAGTCGAGCGAGCGAAGGCTGTTGCTGAAGACGAAGTCGAGCGAACAAACAAGATGAAGAGGACGTCTAAACGACGTCGTTTCAGAGCCTGACCAAAGAATTGGCTTTTAACCCAATAGTTTTTCCTTGGATTGAGAAAAAAACTGAAAGAAAGAGACAAAGTCCTTttcggatctttgctctgataccaagtcaaataagaCAAGATTGAGAAAATAATTTTCTGATATGTTATTACacccattctgtggtgtatataaacaaattacaatcgtactacaactattgtgtactactgtactacaacatatacaaggtaagtatttacaacaatatattctcttgtagtctattcctaatagggaacgatgactcacactaacaGAGCCTGTGTAAGGGAGACATCTTTGGGCGGGATTGGTTATTGGTATTATTGTTCGAGATGCTGAGGGTAACTGTGTTGGAGGGTTATACCAAGCAGTCTCTTCAATTAGCTGAACATGTGGAAGCCCTAGCAAGTAGAGCTGATATGAGTCTTGCGCAGAACCAAGGTTGGTTTCCTCGGATTTTTGAAACTGATTTTTTGGTACTTGCGAATGCAACAAAGCAGGTGATCATTCCCCATAAGTCTGCGTTAGGACGTGTATTGTGATGACATTATAGAGGGACTCACGTTGATTTCCCAACTCTATTTTTCGCTAATGAAGTGCACATAATTTAACTAAGTTTGCTTTTAACTTAACTAAGTTTAATTATTGAAGATGCTCtcagataaataaataaataataaaattaataattttaatagtttaaaatttaaataaaaaattttgGTGTGCTAGCAAATTTTATACATTTTTATTacatgctttttctttttttggacaAGTTTTTTATTAACATATATGcttagaaaataaaattttgagagaGAAAAGGTCTATGCTTTTGGCCTTACACGTGTCAGGCAGCTGGCCGTCCGATCGAAGAGAAGTTAGGGCCTGAGGCATCGCTGAACGTCGACTGACCAATCAATCGTAGACTAACACGGAGAAGAGTGAGGGTGGTAGTGACATTTCTTTTCCACAGTACGAGGGTAGTTTAGGTACGAAGGTaattaggtgggggtttccccaccacgtggctttagggccacccaatcagaagaaagaaaagttttCCTCTTTTCCGAAACTGCCCCTGCTCTTTGAATGTACAATATCCAAAAGACCCCTCTGCTGAGCAGTGATTGATATGCCGCACCGCCATGCGGGTACCCCACGCAAGTCTTTCTCGGTAAATATAACACAGTAGTCCTCGATCTCATTTccagaaacagaaagaaaaaaatcaagaaaaagaaTTTGCAATTACGTCATCTGGAAGTACGCAATGGCGACGCTTCTTCAAGCCTTCAACCTCTACGGTTACGTAGATGGGACCTTCGAGAACGACAACGGCGAATTTGATGCCGCCGGCGACAAGGCCGTCATGGCTCTTATCAACGCCACTCTTGCACCGCCGACAAGAACCTGGAACTCACTGCTAACGTCTCGACTGAGTCTTACGTGGCCGCCATTGAAGATCTCCGAGTGAACTTGGCTGCCTTGGGAAGGAGATACACGGACGCCGAGGTCATTGAGGTCGTCAAGAACAATATAGCTGGGGGACTTCGTTTTGCAGTTTTCGGCGGAGAAGCTCAAGCTGAAACTCCTCCCATGGAGTTGCACGACTTCTATGTGAAGCTTCTTGATGAAAATTTCAGGCTTTCCAAGACAAGGTTTCCACCCCCTGGCTCTCTCTATGCCTAAAGGTGCACTCTTGATATTCATTTCTGATTAGGGTTTTAACTGGAGCATCTAATGTTAGGGATTGATAATCCAAGTGGAATTAGGGTGTTTCTTGTTAATATGAGTTCATGATTGTGATTAGGGATTGTAATTGAAAGTCCTTGGTCAATCTTCCAAACTTTCTTTTGATAATGCGGTGTTTCCTGTTAATATGAGATTGATGACTCTGGGAATTTATGTCAGAGTAAACCCCTGTTTTGATGCCAATACAATGACTATGAaagtatcattttttttttcccttcactTTCCTATTATTCTGATGCTGTTTGTGTTCAACTCGATTAATTTGGTTGGTTTGTTGGTACTATAATGATGCTTTAGGGTGATTTGTGTTGTGTTGCATTTAGTGTGATTCGACCATGATTGCTTTTCCTATTGATTTTGCGTTTGTGTTTGCATTGTGTTTGCCAAGCTTACTCCCAATTGCCATTTCACTAACTGGGTTTCCCCGATCAGCCTCCCAACCCCATCACAGGGATTCCACCATTATGTCTGCATATATTCATGTTTAGGTTTTCGCTTTGGATTTCGGTTGCTGTTACTTTTGGGTTAAGTAATGTTTGATTTTATAGGCTAGATTCAAGCAACAATTATACAATGAGGGTACTCTTTGATCTTCACTGACTTGTGAGTATCATTGCCCAATTGCACTTTCGCCAACTGGGTTTCCCTGGTTGGCCTCCAAAACCCAATGCATG harbors:
- the LOC133734665 gene encoding uncharacterized protein LOC133734665 isoform X2, with protein sequence MGGDQSEGQGSKTNEVQKVEVSVKSSEGGSFGGTKLTGTNFRTWKKIMSVYLRGIHKMGHVTGTIKVPSEDDIEAYAKWEDDDGLVMSILFRAMTDDVLQMVEECETAEAIWKTLGDLYTNESDFIQVHELMCKAAGMQQNGQPVSVFFTKLKNVWAEIDQKRPCKIKNQEDLVWYQKEKELERVHVFLRGLDEKHSSAKGELLRMTDAPSLNTAFTYIRKDESQQESVKHAQVEVSSLAIQAKSPAPFLQQQSPAPLHQQGFPQGFSNRPRPQCSYCNDLGHVRETCWKLNPHLKPKKQGYRLKGKAVAVHLVQEPDFYGVAGQDHHTAGGATPTASIAGRGSSHQGDSRSGVSEGPVVPSGSDIRRRETRSTVPSRFDFDF
- the LOC133734665 gene encoding uncharacterized protein LOC133734665 isoform X1; translation: MGGDQSEGQGSKTNEVQKVEVSVKSSEGGSFGGTKLTGTNFRTWKKIMSVYLRGIHKMGHVTGTIKVPSEDDIEAYAKWEDDDGLVMSILFRAMTDDVLQMVEECETAEAIWKTLGDLYTNESDFIQVHELMCKAAGMQQNGQPVSVFFTKLKNVWAEIDQKRPCKIKNQEDLVWYQKEKELERVHVFLRGLDEKHSSAKGELLRMTDAPSLNTAFTYIRKDESQQESVKHAQVEVSSLAIQAKSPAPFLQQQSPAPLHQQGFPQGFSNRPRPQCSYCNDLGHVRETCWKLNPHLKPKKQGYRLKGKAVAVHLVQEPDFYGVAGQDHHTAGGATPTASIAGRGKIGSSHQGDSRSGVSEGPVVPSGSDIRRRETRSTVPSRFDFDF